The following is a genomic window from Streptobacillus felis.
TAACAAGTTCAGAATTTAAAAATGCTTCAGGAGATACAACAACAATTAATGGTAACGGTATTACTATAGATTCAGGAATAGATGGTAAAGCTAATGTAAGTCTAACATCTAATGGACTTGATAATGGTGGAAACAAAATCACAAATGTAGCTGATGGAGAAGTAAGTGATACATCTAAAGAGGCAGTAAATGGATCACAATTAAATGCAGTTAAGAAAGAAGCATCTAAACATACAACAGTATCAGTAGATGGTGGAGATAAAGATAATAAAGATGGAGATGCTAATGGTAATTTAGTATTAACAGAAACAGAAAATGCAAATGGTGGAAAACATTTTGATATTAAACTTGCTGATAAAGTTAATTTAGGTACAGGTGATAATAAAGTTGTTGTTGATGGAACTAATGCAAATATTGTTGTTGGTGAAGGAGATAAGGCTATTACAGTAAATGGTAAAACAGGTACTGTTAATGGTTTAAATAATAAAACATGGTCACCTACTAACTTTGTTAAAGGGCAAGCTGCATCAGAAGATCAATTAAAATCTCTATATGACACTGTAAATGAAAATGGATGGAATATTAAATCAGAAGCTGGTGAAGGTGGAAAATTATCTGATGATAGTGATAATAATGCTTCTTTAATTAAGAAAGATAAAACTGTTACTATGAAGGCTGGCAAAAACTTAGTGGTAAAACAGTCAAATGATGGACAAGGTAATGCATCAGTTGAATTTAGTTTAGATAAAGATATTAAAGATATTAATACTATTACATTAGGTACTCCAGGTGAAAATGGTAAACCAGGAACTGATGGGAAAATTGGAATTTCAGGAAAAGATGGAAAAGATGCTGTTTCAATTTCAGGAAAAGATGGTATAGGAACTATAGGTCTAAATGGAAAAGATGGGGCAAGTGCGACAATAACAGTTGAGAAAGCAAAACCAAACTTAGATAATAAAGATTCTGAAAATGGAAAAGATGATAGAATAGTATATACTGATAGTAATAATAAAAAACAAGAAGTAGCTACTATGAATGACGGATTAAGATTTGCAGGGGATAACAAAACAGATAAAGTTATCAATAGAAAACTTAATGAAACATTAGAAATAGTTGGTGGAGCAGATAAGACTAAGTTATCAGATGGAAATATTGGAGTAAATGCAACAGAAGATGGAAAACTTGAAGTTAAATTATCTAAAGAAATAACAGGATTAACAAGTGCTGAATTCAAAAATCAAGCAGGTGATACTACTACCTTAAATTCAAATGGTATAACAATAAATCCAATAGTTAAAGGTGAAGGTAAAAAAGAAGTTACTTTAACAAAAGATGGATTAAATAATGGTGGAAATCAAATAGTAAATGTAGATAGTGGATTAAAAAATTCAGATGGGACAAGTGTTGACTTAAATGTGGCTGAAGGAGATATTTTAAATAATGCAGCAAACATTTCTGATCTTAAAAAATCAAGAATAGAGATAACTGCTAATGGTGGTAAAAAAGCAAACGATAATTCAACACCTATATTATTAACATCTAAAAAAGCTAATGATGGACATTTAATTTACGATGTTTCACTAGCGACTACATCATTAACTTCTGAAAAAGGAGGAAAAGTTTTAGTTCCAAATTCTGTAGATGCTAATAAGATAGTTAATGCAGGAGATGTTGCAAAAGCAATAAATACATTAGGTAATAACACTATTAAATTTGGTGGAGATGATGAAACTGTTACTGAAGCTCAAAGTTTAAATTCTAAAGAAGGAATTAAATTTGATATTAAAGGTTCAGAATATATAAAATCTATAGCTTCAGGTAGCGAAATTGCATTAGATTTAAGTGATGAAGCTAAAGATAAGCTTGATAAAGTAGTTGCAGCAAATGCTGGAATTTCAAGTGCTGTAGCAATGGCAAACTTACCACAAGTAAGTAACATAGCAGGGCATAGACATAACATTGCAGGAGCATATGGTTACTATAACGGAGAACATGCATTTGCATTAGGACTTTCAGGATTAAATGAAACAGGAAACTTAGTATATAAGGCAAGTGGATCATTAAATACTAAAGGACATGTTGCACTTGGAGCAGGACTTGGATATCAATTTGATAAATTAGAATCAAGAAGAAAAGATATGTTAACATTACAAAGACATGGAAACATTAACTTACTGGATGAAAAAGTTTATGAACTTGAAAATACAGTAAATGAGCTTAAAGCTAAAAATGAAGAATTCCAAAATCAAATGACAGATTTACAAAAAGAGGTTAAGGAATTAAAAGAACTATTAAATAAGGTAGTTAATAAATAATTAAAAGAAGTTTTCTCATAAAATTTGAGAAAACTTCTTTTTTCTATATTTAGCTAAATAATATGTATATACTATTATTTTATAGATATTACTAAGTTTAAGTGTAAAAACTTTTTTAACCTTAAAATTGGAAATAATTACTAGAAAAAGCTATTGACAACATAAAATAAATACAGTAAAATACATCTAATTAGATGTAAGGAGAATGGTATGTCAAGTAGTAGAGAAGAAAAGTTTTTAATAGCTATAAGTAGATTAAGAAATTTAATGCATAGAGAATTAGAAAATGTTTTTAGAAAATATGATTTAACTATAACTCAATTTTCTGTTTTAGAAGTAATTAAACATAAAGGACCTAAAAGTGTAGGAGAAATACAAGAATATGTACTAGGTACTAGTGGTAATATACCTTTAGTAATAAAAAATCTAGAAAGAGATGATTTAGTATTAAGAGTAAAACCTGAAAGTGATAGAAGAATAAGTATTATTACTCTTACAAAAAAAGGAAAACAAATAGTTGATGAGGCTTATGAAGAGCAAAAATTAATGTTAAAGGATTTATT
Proteins encoded in this region:
- a CDS encoding YadA-like family protein — protein: KIRVEYGEKGLDGNDGANGETKTRIIYEKPNGEKETVATLKDGLKFAGDNGTTVIDKKLNEKLEIVGGADETKLSDRNIGINAKEGKLEVKLSKELTGLTSSEFKNASGDTTTINGNGITIDSGIDGKANVSLTSNGLDNGGNKITNVADGEVSDTSKEAVNGSQLNAVKKEASKHTTVSVDGGDKDNKDGDANGNLVLTETENANGGKHFDIKLADKVNLGTGDNKVVVDGTNANIVVGEGDKAITVNGKTGTVNGLNNKTWSPTNFVKGQAASEDQLKSLYDTVNENGWNIKSEAGEGGKLSDDSDNNASLIKKDKTVTMKAGKNLVVKQSNDGQGNASVEFSLDKDIKDINTITLGTPGENGKPGTDGKIGISGKDGKDAVSISGKDGIGTIGLNGKDGASATITVEKAKPNLDNKDSENGKDDRIVYTDSNNKKQEVATMNDGLRFAGDNKTDKVINRKLNETLEIVGGADKTKLSDGNIGVNATEDGKLEVKLSKEITGLTSAEFKNQAGDTTTLNSNGITINPIVKGEGKKEVTLTKDGLNNGGNQIVNVDSGLKNSDGTSVDLNVAEGDILNNAANISDLKKSRIEITANGGKKANDNSTPILLTSKKANDGHLIYDVSLATTSLTSEKGGKVLVPNSVDANKIVNAGDVAKAINTLGNNTIKFGGDDETVTEAQSLNSKEGIKFDIKGSEYIKSIASGSEIALDLSDEAKDKLDKVVAANAGISSAVAMANLPQVSNIAGHRHNIAGAYGYYNGEHAFALGLSGLNETGNLVYKASGSLNTKGHVALGAGLGYQFDKLESRRKDMLTLQRHGNINLLDEKVYELENTVNELKAKNEEFQNQMTDLQKEVKELKELLNKVVNK
- a CDS encoding MarR family winged helix-turn-helix transcriptional regulator; the encoded protein is MSSSREEKFLIAISRLRNLMHRELENVFRKYDLTITQFSVLEVIKHKGPKSVGEIQEYVLGTSGNIPLVIKNLERDDLVLRVKPESDRRISIITLTKKGKQIVDEAYEEQKLMLKDLLKDIDENKIEVLTEKLFEVFNNLR